Proteins found in one Kangiella sediminilitoris genomic segment:
- the ftsB gene encoding cell division protein FtsB — MKWIALILVIILMTLQYRIWFGESSFREINLQHQKIDNIKIENKELALRNQKIVAEINDLRNGTDAIEERARYQLGMIKEGEVFIRILDSH, encoded by the coding sequence ATGAAGTGGATTGCTCTGATATTAGTCATTATTTTGATGACCTTACAGTACCGAATATGGTTCGGAGAATCTTCTTTTCGAGAAATAAACTTACAACATCAGAAAATAGATAATATCAAAATAGAAAATAAAGAATTAGCACTAAGAAACCAAAAGATCGTTGCTGAGATCAATGACCTGAGAAATGGAACTGACGCAATAGAAGAGCGTGCCCGTTATCAGTTGGGAATGATCAAAGAAGGTGAAGTGTTTATTCGAATTTTAGACTCTCATTAA
- the eno gene encoding phosphopyruvate hydratase, giving the protein MLKIKNVIGREVLDSRGNPTVEAEVILENGIKAIACSPSGASTGSREALELRDGDTSRYLGKGVLKAVAYVNNDIKNALVGHDASDQAAIDQIMLDLDGTENKEKLGANSILAVSLANAKAAAMASGKSLFEHISRDGKFSMPVPMMNIINGGEHADNNVDIQEFMIMPVGAPTFSEALRMGAEIFHNLRKVLQAKGLNTAVGDEGGFAPDLGSNEEAIQAIVEAVDKAGYKLGQDVALALDIASSEFYKDGKYHLASENKELTSEEFADYLADWVERYPIVSIEDGMDEGDWDGWKILTEKVGDKCQLVGDDLFVTNTKILQEGIDKGIANSILIKVNQIGTLTETLAAIDMAHKAGYTAVISHRSGETEDTTIADLAVATAAGQIKTGSLCRSDRVAKYNQLLRIEGELDGKAPYPGKSAFKF; this is encoded by the coding sequence ATTTTGAAAATCAAAAATGTTATTGGACGTGAAGTTTTAGATTCTCGTGGTAATCCGACAGTTGAAGCTGAAGTGATTTTAGAAAATGGTATTAAAGCCATTGCTTGTTCACCATCAGGTGCTTCTACAGGTTCTCGTGAAGCGTTGGAATTACGAGACGGTGATACTTCTCGTTATTTAGGAAAAGGCGTATTAAAAGCAGTTGCATACGTAAACAATGACATTAAGAACGCTCTTGTTGGTCATGATGCCTCTGACCAGGCCGCTATTGATCAGATTATGTTGGATCTTGACGGTACTGAGAATAAAGAAAAATTAGGCGCTAACTCAATTTTGGCTGTATCACTGGCTAACGCCAAAGCAGCAGCTATGGCTTCTGGCAAGTCACTGTTCGAGCATATTAGCCGTGATGGCAAGTTCTCTATGCCAGTACCAATGATGAATATTATCAACGGTGGTGAACATGCGGACAACAACGTTGATATCCAGGAATTTATGATCATGCCAGTAGGAGCGCCAACATTTTCTGAAGCGCTGCGCATGGGGGCAGAAATCTTCCATAACCTGCGCAAGGTACTTCAGGCTAAAGGTTTGAATACAGCTGTGGGTGATGAGGGTGGCTTTGCGCCAGACCTTGGTTCTAACGAAGAAGCGATTCAAGCTATCGTAGAAGCAGTCGATAAAGCTGGTTACAAGCTTGGTCAAGACGTTGCTTTAGCACTGGATATTGCATCAAGTGAATTCTATAAAGATGGCAAGTATCATCTGGCATCTGAAAACAAAGAACTAACCTCGGAAGAGTTCGCTGATTATTTAGCTGACTGGGTTGAGCGTTACCCAATCGTTTCGATTGAAGATGGTATGGATGAAGGCGACTGGGATGGCTGGAAAATTCTTACTGAAAAAGTTGGTGATAAGTGTCAGCTAGTCGGTGACGATTTATTTGTTACTAATACTAAAATTCTTCAGGAAGGTATCGACAAAGGCATTGCCAACTCCATCCTGATTAAAGTTAACCAGATCGGTACATTGACAGAAACGCTAGCTGCTATCGATATGGCCCATAAAGCAGGTTATACCGCAGTTATCTCACACCGAAGTGGTGAAACAGAAGACACCACTATTGCTGATTTGGCAGTGGCGACTGCTGCGGGTCAAATCAAGACTGGCTCGCTATGTCGATCAGATCGTGTGGCTAAATACAATCAATTGCTACGTATTGAAGGCGAGCTGGATGGTAAAGCGCCATATCCGGGTAAAAGTGCTTTCAAGTTTTAA
- the amt gene encoding ammonium transporter: MEQAMQSDLPIFELSYALNTFYVLSFAILVMWMAAGFTMLEAGLVRAKNTVEILTKNIALYSIASLSYLLIGYQIMYPDAAVNSWFPGFSFPSYTDLSAEEAMTEGASISTVGGIFFQLVFVATAMSIVSGAVAERMKLWAFLIFCFFMTALIYPIQGYWKWGLGFLETAGFYDFAGSGVVHLCGAVAAFAGVLLLGPRKGKYGPGNVIKAFPGANIPLATLGTLILWMGWFGFNGGSLLEMSNVNKANTVALILLNTNTAAAAGGVGALIFSKIRYGRADLTMILNGVLGGLVTITADPVSPTPLIALVYGLIAGVLIMVSIVTFDRLKIDDPVGAISVHGVGGILGLLVVPLTNGKSELISQLLGVGVITLWTFLASFAVWLVIKKTLGIRINDEYEYEGADQEECGLEAYPEFTKS, from the coding sequence ATGGAACAAGCCATGCAATCAGACTTACCTATTTTTGAACTGAGCTATGCGCTCAATACTTTTTATGTTTTATCATTCGCAATCTTAGTCATGTGGATGGCCGCTGGATTTACTATGCTAGAGGCTGGGCTGGTGAGAGCAAAGAATACGGTAGAAATACTGACTAAAAACATCGCGTTGTACTCTATTGCCAGTTTATCTTATCTATTGATTGGCTATCAGATAATGTATCCCGATGCCGCTGTAAATAGCTGGTTTCCGGGTTTCTCTTTCCCGAGCTATACCGACTTATCGGCAGAAGAAGCTATGACAGAAGGTGCTAGCATCTCGACGGTCGGTGGGATCTTTTTCCAGCTGGTTTTTGTGGCGACAGCCATGTCAATCGTGTCGGGCGCTGTAGCAGAGAGAATGAAGCTCTGGGCTTTTCTTATTTTCTGCTTCTTCATGACAGCTTTGATCTATCCAATCCAAGGCTACTGGAAATGGGGTTTGGGATTCCTAGAAACGGCCGGCTTCTACGATTTTGCAGGTTCTGGTGTGGTGCACTTGTGTGGTGCTGTAGCCGCTTTTGCGGGTGTATTATTGCTTGGGCCGCGAAAAGGAAAGTATGGCCCTGGAAACGTAATAAAAGCCTTTCCCGGAGCGAATATTCCATTGGCAACCTTGGGCACGTTGATCCTATGGATGGGGTGGTTTGGCTTTAACGGTGGTTCATTACTGGAAATGTCCAACGTTAATAAAGCCAATACCGTGGCACTTATTCTTTTGAATACCAATACGGCAGCTGCTGCTGGTGGTGTTGGTGCACTGATATTCTCGAAAATTCGTTACGGTCGAGCGGATCTGACAATGATCTTAAATGGCGTTTTAGGAGGTTTAGTTACTATCACCGCTGATCCTGTCTCACCCACACCGTTGATTGCTTTAGTTTATGGCTTAATTGCCGGTGTTTTGATTATGGTTTCTATCGTGACCTTTGATCGTCTAAAAATAGATGATCCAGTTGGAGCTATTTCGGTCCATGGCGTGGGCGGGATTTTAGGATTATTGGTAGTGCCCCTGACCAATGGTAAGTCTGAGCTCATAAGCCAGCTACTTGGAGTGGGCGTGATTACATTATGGACTTTCTTGGCTAGCTTTGCTGTATGGCTGGTAATTAAAAAGACACTGGGTATTCGTATTAATGATGAATATGAATATGAGGGAGCCGACCAGGAAGAGTGCGGTCTTGAAGCTTACCCAGAATTTACTAAAAGTTAG
- the ispD gene encoding 2-C-methyl-D-erythritol 4-phosphate cytidylyltransferase — MSSGRIWAVIPAAGIGSRMNSDTPKQYLEIDDKTILEHSINRFLEHSKIHKVIVVLNPKDSHWQELPFKNNSRVVTVIGGKERVDSVLAGLHAIQEQEVSHHDWVMVHDAARPCLKSEHIDDLIHSRDSSPDGAILAIGVTDTVKQANHKQTIDRTIDRESIWLAQTPQLFPVDSLIRSIELALSRQQLITDEASAMELSGYHPSLVIGSRKNIKITEPEDLFLASLWLNNKK, encoded by the coding sequence ATGAGCTCCGGTCGTATTTGGGCAGTCATTCCTGCCGCAGGGATTGGTTCCAGAATGAATTCAGATACACCAAAACAGTATCTGGAGATTGACGATAAAACCATTCTCGAACATAGTATTAATCGTTTTCTCGAACACTCAAAAATCCATAAAGTTATAGTCGTACTCAACCCCAAAGATAGTCACTGGCAAGAACTTCCTTTTAAGAATAACTCGCGAGTAGTTACTGTTATCGGGGGTAAAGAGCGAGTGGACTCTGTACTGGCCGGTTTGCATGCTATTCAGGAGCAGGAAGTAAGTCATCATGACTGGGTCATGGTTCATGATGCTGCAAGACCTTGCCTTAAATCAGAACACATTGACGATTTGATTCATTCCAGGGATTCGTCACCGGATGGCGCGATTCTAGCCATTGGTGTTACTGATACCGTAAAGCAGGCAAATCATAAACAGACAATAGATAGGACCATCGATCGTGAATCTATATGGTTAGCGCAGACCCCACAGTTGTTTCCTGTAGATTCATTAATACGTTCCATTGAGTTAGCTTTATCCAGGCAGCAGTTAATAACAGACGAAGCCTCTGCGATGGAGTTATCGGGTTATCATCCTTCATTGGTGATTGGCTCTCGTAAAAATATAAAAATAACGGAGCCAGAAGATTTATTTCTTGCATCTTTGTGGCTGAATAACAAAAAATAA